A genomic region of Exiguobacterium sp. Helios contains the following coding sequences:
- a CDS encoding YlbG family protein — MIKDRIGLIVYVNALKASRQLRRFGNVYFTSKRERYVFLYVDLERHEQVVERITELPFVESVIRSERPFISETYANKKGKIQEEV; from the coding sequence GTGATCAAGGATCGAATTGGACTTATCGTCTATGTCAATGCATTGAAAGCATCACGTCAATTGCGTCGGTTCGGAAATGTCTATTTCACTTCAAAACGGGAACGATACGTCTTTTTATACGTTGATTTGGAACGACATGAACAGGTGGTTGAACGGATTACAGAATTACCGTTTGTCGAAAGCGTCATTCGATCAGAACGACCGTTCATCAGTGAAACTTATGCAAATAAAAAAGGTAAGATACAAGAAGAAGTCTAA
- a CDS encoding YlbF family regulator, with protein sequence MIYSDKTVDLINAAEDLAYSLSQSETGQAYRLAKQARANSRQAQDVIRDFNRIKEEYELVQRFGRYHPDYQTITKKVHEIKRALDLQEEVAQFKKAEKQLETLLGQVSLVLAGQVSPQIKVPTGNPFFDQGCAGGCSTGGSCSCSG encoded by the coding sequence GTGATTTATTCAGATAAAACAGTCGACCTCATCAACGCAGCGGAAGACCTTGCATACTCTCTCTCGCAAAGCGAAACAGGTCAAGCATATAGATTAGCAAAACAGGCACGTGCAAACTCAAGACAAGCACAGGATGTGATTCGGGACTTCAACCGAATCAAGGAAGAGTACGAATTGGTGCAACGATTTGGCCGGTATCATCCGGATTATCAAACCATCACAAAAAAAGTACATGAAATTAAACGTGCACTGGATTTACAAGAGGAAGTCGCGCAGTTTAAAAAAGCTGAAAAACAATTGGAAACGCTTCTCGGACAAGTCAGTCTCGTCCTGGCAGGACAAGTCTCTCCTCAAATCAAAGTACCGACTGGAAATCCGTTTTTCGATCAAGGATGCGCAGGCGGATGTTCGACTGGAGGAAGCTGCAGCTGTAGCGGTTAA
- a CDS encoding RimK family alpha-L-glutamate ligase, translating into MQFLSFNMFRTIGIKTEHAKSDYHFDSLNKIAQADVILFPEYWQIHSIIYGMKKPIFPSAATFHLGHDKIEMTRIFKTVIPNNIPRTEIYGKNEFTISRVLDQFSFPFVAKTVRSSMGQGVHLIKNDADWDKYVAQHDTFYVQEYIPNEKDLRVVVVGDHVLAAYWRVGGTEFLNNVAQGGVLDFENIPQEALDFVLTLAKQLDIDHAGFDLIFRDGHIYVLEFNVFFGGEGLNHLGIHAPDTILEYVERKYGSS; encoded by the coding sequence ATGCAATTTTTATCATTTAACATGTTCCGGACGATTGGAATCAAAACCGAACATGCGAAGTCGGATTATCATTTTGATTCATTAAATAAAATCGCCCAGGCGGATGTCATCTTGTTCCCGGAATACTGGCAGATTCATTCCATCATCTATGGAATGAAAAAACCGATTTTTCCTTCAGCAGCGACGTTCCATTTGGGTCACGATAAAATCGAAATGACACGGATTTTCAAAACCGTTATTCCCAATAATATTCCCCGGACAGAAATTTACGGAAAAAACGAATTCACGATTTCCCGTGTACTCGATCAGTTCAGTTTTCCGTTCGTCGCCAAGACCGTCCGCAGTTCCATGGGTCAAGGCGTCCATCTGATCAAAAATGACGCGGACTGGGATAAATACGTGGCGCAACATGATACGTTTTATGTACAGGAATATATTCCGAATGAAAAGGATTTACGTGTCGTCGTCGTCGGCGATCACGTTCTCGCTGCCTACTGGCGGGTCGGCGGTACCGAGTTCTTAAATAACGTCGCTCAAGGGGGTGTCCTTGATTTCGAGAACATTCCACAGGAGGCACTTGATTTTGTGCTGACGCTCGCTAAGCAACTTGATATCGATCATGCCGGATTTGATCTCATTTTCCGGGACGGTCATATTTATGTGCTTGAATTTAACGTTTTCTTTGGCGGAGAAGGGTTAAATCATCTCGGCATCCATGCACCGGATACGATTCTTGAATACGTTGAGCGAAAATACGGAAGTTCATGA
- a CDS encoding YugN family protein has product MKFEQFGIENKEMKFGLLETIMAHHRFVREGQWDYERAMYDMKYEKQSTGEVFYLRIPVYAIQGEIEDRQAVVRMLTPLLGKHYYPHGVEYDEEFPPEIVKDCERRLTALLETLEK; this is encoded by the coding sequence ATGAAGTTTGAACAGTTCGGAATCGAAAATAAGGAAATGAAGTTTGGGTTACTCGAAACGATTATGGCGCATCACCGTTTCGTCCGTGAAGGACAATGGGATTATGAGCGTGCCATGTATGACATGAAGTACGAAAAACAATCGACGGGCGAGGTATTTTACCTCCGTATTCCGGTCTATGCCATTCAAGGTGAGATCGAGGACCGTCAAGCAGTCGTTCGGATGTTGACACCGTTACTTGGAAAACATTACTATCCGCACGGCGTCGAGTACGATGAGGAGTTCCCTCCTGAAATCGTCAAAGACTGCGAACGCCGCTTGACTGCACTACTTGAAACGCTCGAAAAATAA
- a CDS encoding SCO family protein, which yields MKKNSYLTVAAVVLILVAAAGGYYYFFMKEKLPVIAEPTPFELTNAVDGKQFSSEDGKVKVLTFFYSNCPDICPLTLNDYRKLEKQLRAEELYGTDVELVAVTVDPKVDTQKVLKKYASNFEANAEGWKVLTGDDVVIDRLTRQLNFYYSKAESGLVTHGTQMFILDRDNKVRAISSMAKTTDEPVDLEEVMTSVKQLAKE from the coding sequence TTGAAGAAAAACAGTTATTTGACTGTCGCCGCAGTCGTATTGATTTTAGTAGCTGCAGCAGGCGGATATTATTATTTTTTCATGAAAGAAAAATTACCTGTCATTGCGGAACCAACTCCGTTTGAATTGACGAATGCAGTCGATGGAAAGCAGTTTAGTTCGGAAGATGGAAAAGTCAAAGTCTTGACGTTTTTCTACTCGAACTGTCCGGACATCTGTCCGTTGACGTTAAACGATTACCGCAAATTAGAAAAACAGTTACGTGCTGAAGAATTGTACGGAACAGATGTTGAACTTGTTGCGGTTACGGTCGACCCGAAAGTGGATACACAAAAAGTCCTGAAAAAATATGCGTCCAACTTCGAGGCGAATGCAGAAGGCTGGAAAGTCTTGACGGGAGACGATGTCGTCATCGATCGTCTGACACGCCAATTGAATTTCTATTATTCAAAAGCAGAAAGCGGCTTGGTCACACACGGCACGCAGATGTTCATCCTTGATCGGGACAATAAAGTCCGGGCGATTTCTTCGATGGCAAAAACGACAGACGAACCGGTTGACTTAGAGGAAGTAATGACATCGGTCAAACAACTTGCGAAGGAGTGA
- a CDS encoding DUF420 domain-containing protein encodes MSYLPLICVSLIVISAIFVAIGWFLIAQTRRNMKAHQFVMTIAAALALLFFIMYALRTILLGNTAFGGPDTIKPYYTGFLIFHILLATSGGVLGLMALFFAYKKNFAKHRKIGPKASVIWFLTAITGVIVYCLLYVVYEPGETTNVFRAIWNH; translated from the coding sequence ATGAGTTATTTGCCGTTGATTTGTGTCTCGTTGATTGTCATCAGTGCGATTTTTGTCGCAATCGGTTGGTTTTTGATTGCGCAGACACGCCGGAATATGAAAGCACACCAATTCGTGATGACGATTGCTGCTGCGTTAGCTTTACTCTTCTTCATCATGTATGCGTTACGAACGATTTTATTGGGCAACACTGCATTTGGAGGACCCGATACGATTAAACCGTACTATACTGGATTTTTGATTTTCCATATCCTGCTCGCCACATCAGGTGGTGTCCTTGGACTGATGGCTCTTTTCTTTGCTTATAAGAAAAACTTTGCGAAACACCGTAAAATTGGTCCGAAAGCATCGGTCATTTGGTTTTTAACGGCGATTACAGGTGTTATCGTCTACTGTCTTTTATACGTGGTCTACGAGCCGGGAGAGACAACAAATGTGTTTCGGGCAATCTGGAACCATTAA
- the ctaG gene encoding cytochrome c oxidase assembly factor CtaG, whose product MLGNLRGSLSQFDWTVLWSPYYALLLIGIYVLYAVLTEKIRRPDEAETTLGQKFSMLAALFVYYIGFGSPLDVLAHITFSAHMLQMVFVYMVAPPLLMMAIPGWVFKRLFEVPYLGRTLRFFILPLIALILFNSLFTFYHMPFIFDYVLTNYTVHRIFHGTLIFLSMTMWYPIIAPVNEEDSLSDLKKMVYIVANGVLLTPACAFMIFSQSFQYDAYQDPATFAKVLAYCMPNNDLSGLNMERLFGTTKDLLEDQRFGGVLMKLGQELVYGLFFGLTFFTWVRRSKSTAVDEGMSFSPKAD is encoded by the coding sequence ATGTTAGGCAACTTAAGGGGATCTTTATCACAATTCGACTGGACGGTTTTATGGAGTCCATATTATGCATTACTTTTGATTGGTATATATGTTTTATACGCTGTCTTGACGGAAAAGATCCGTCGACCCGATGAAGCTGAGACGACGCTAGGGCAGAAGTTTTCGATGCTTGCGGCATTATTCGTCTATTACATCGGTTTTGGCAGTCCGCTTGACGTCCTCGCGCACATCACATTCTCTGCCCATATGCTGCAGATGGTATTCGTGTATATGGTGGCGCCACCGCTCTTGATGATGGCGATTCCAGGGTGGGTATTCAAACGGTTGTTTGAGGTGCCATATCTCGGACGGACATTACGATTTTTCATTTTGCCGTTGATTGCACTGATTTTGTTTAATTCCTTGTTCACGTTTTACCACATGCCATTCATCTTTGATTATGTCTTGACGAATTATACGGTGCACCGGATTTTCCACGGAACACTGATTTTCCTCAGCATGACGATGTGGTATCCGATCATTGCACCCGTCAACGAAGAAGACAGTTTGTCGGACTTGAAGAAGATGGTGTATATCGTGGCGAACGGTGTATTGTTGACACCGGCGTGTGCGTTCATGATCTTTAGTCAAAGTTTTCAGTACGATGCCTATCAGGATCCGGCTACTTTTGCGAAAGTATTAGCATACTGTATGCCGAATAATGATTTAAGTGGACTCAACATGGAACGACTATTCGGAACAACAAAAGATTTGCTTGAGGACCAGCGTTTTGGCGGAGTTCTCATGAAACTCGGTCAAGAATTAGTGTACGGGCTGTTCTTTGGTCTGACGTTCTTTACATGGGTCAGACGTTCTAAAAGTACTGCTGTCGATGAAGGTATGTCCTTCTCGCCAAAAGCGGATTAA
- a CDS encoding cytochrome C oxidase subunit IV family protein, with product MEKHEPQLTRNQVELEMKADRSREMQLQLTSFALMIFLTLIAFGAVMAELMPHWAAGGFLIIMAIVQVYLQLYMFMHMNNKGNTWIKVMMALGIFVALTIVATLRLLIW from the coding sequence ATGGAAAAACACGAACCGCAATTAACACGTAATCAAGTTGAACTCGAGATGAAAGCAGATCGCAGCCGCGAGATGCAGTTGCAACTCACAAGTTTCGCTTTGATGATCTTTCTCACACTGATTGCTTTTGGTGCGGTCATGGCAGAACTCATGCCACATTGGGCAGCCGGTGGATTCCTGATCATCATGGCAATCGTGCAAGTGTACCTCCAACTTTATATGTTCATGCACATGAACAATAAAGGAAATACATGGATCAAAGTCATGATGGCACTCGGTATCTTCGTCGCCTTGACGATCGTCGCGACACTCCGTCTTTTGATCTGGTAA
- a CDS encoding cytochrome (ubi)quinol oxidase subunit III, with protein sequence MGHHSVPNNPITGIPDHVEKATLEGKNKYVAFWFFLGGETTLFASLFGTYIGLHNSGAKEGLRSYDIFEMGLVFIMTMLLLTSSLTSVLAMMAMKRNDVKKMKMWLIITLALGLGFLSGEIYEFNHYYHIGHTFTSSAFGSAFYTLVGFHGAHVLFGLLWISTLLIRNWNRGITVVNAPKYYVSSLYWHFIDVVWVFIFSVVYLMGMVK encoded by the coding sequence ATGGGACATCATTCAGTACCAAACAACCCGATTACGGGTATTCCGGATCATGTTGAAAAAGCAACACTTGAGGGTAAGAATAAATATGTAGCCTTCTGGTTCTTCCTTGGAGGAGAGACGACATTGTTCGCTTCTCTCTTCGGGACGTACATCGGGTTGCACAACTCCGGTGCGAAAGAAGGATTACGCAGTTACGATATTTTTGAAATGGGTCTTGTCTTCATCATGACGATGCTCCTTCTCACAAGTTCACTGACAAGTGTTCTTGCGATGATGGCGATGAAACGTAATGATGTGAAGAAAATGAAAATGTGGTTGATCATCACGCTTGCACTCGGTTTAGGGTTCCTCAGCGGTGAGATTTATGAGTTCAACCATTACTACCACATCGGTCACACGTTTACTTCAAGTGCCTTTGGATCTGCCTTCTACACATTGGTTGGATTCCACGGAGCACACGTTTTGTTCGGTCTCCTCTGGATCTCTACATTGTTGATTCGGAACTGGAATCGCGGGATTACGGTCGTTAACGCACCGAAGTATTATGTTTCAAGTCTTTACTGGCACTTCATTGACGTCGTCTGGGTCTTTATCTTCTCAGTCGTCTATCTCATGGGGATGGTGAAATAA
- the ctaD gene encoding cytochrome c oxidase subunit I, giving the protein MGMPKKKTGIMDWLTTVDHKKIGVLYIISGLFFLLVGGVEALMIRFQLIKPMNDFVSGELFNQLITMHGTTMIFLAAMPMLIGYMNAAVPLQIGARDVAFPFLNALGFWLFFFGGVLLNLSWFFGAAPNAGWTAYAPLSTVPESLGVDFYSLGLQISGFGTLMGGINFLVTILNMRAPGMKLMRMPLFTWTAFVASALIVFAFPPLTVGLFLLTFERLFGAHFFDPAAGGNIVIWEHLFWIFGHPEVYILILPAFGIFSEIIPTFARKRLFGYTTMVFATMLIGFLGFMVWVHHMFTVGLGPVANAIFAVATMAIAVPTGVKIFNWLFTLWGGKLTFPVAMLYSVAFIPSFLVGGMTGVMLSVAPADYQYHDSYFVVAHFHYVIVGGVVFGLFAGLYYWFPLMFGKQLNEFWGKIQFWLFFIGFHLTFFPQHILGLTGMPRRVFTYLPNQGWETMNLLSSIGAAFMGVSTIVLVVSIVAALMSKEYVKRDVWGDGRTLEWTLPVPTPEYNFAQIPLVKGLDTYWLEKMAGNKTVSVSEEVGDIHMPNNSILPFVMSVGLFLAGLGFILRLDYGTVGLIIALIGLAMTLFAMFLRSWIDDEGYYIPKAEIEKDLRLEAEKEAK; this is encoded by the coding sequence ATGGGTATGCCGAAGAAAAAAACCGGCATCATGGACTGGCTAACGACAGTCGACCATAAAAAAATCGGGGTTCTCTATATCATCTCTGGATTGTTTTTCCTTCTGGTTGGTGGCGTAGAAGCCTTAATGATTCGTTTTCAATTGATTAAACCGATGAACGATTTCGTCAGCGGTGAATTATTTAACCAGTTGATCACGATGCACGGTACGACCATGATCTTCCTGGCAGCCATGCCGATGTTGATCGGTTATATGAACGCTGCTGTTCCGCTTCAAATCGGAGCACGTGACGTTGCGTTTCCGTTTTTAAATGCACTTGGTTTTTGGTTGTTCTTCTTCGGGGGAGTTTTGTTGAACCTGTCATGGTTCTTCGGCGCAGCTCCGAACGCAGGGTGGACAGCATATGCACCACTTTCAACTGTTCCAGAATCACTCGGTGTTGATTTCTACTCACTCGGATTACAGATTTCTGGTTTCGGTACACTCATGGGGGGGATTAACTTCCTCGTTACGATTTTGAACATGCGTGCACCAGGTATGAAACTGATGCGGATGCCGTTGTTCACATGGACAGCATTCGTTGCATCAGCATTGATCGTTTTCGCATTCCCGCCACTTACGGTCGGATTGTTCCTCTTGACGTTTGAGCGTCTGTTCGGGGCACATTTCTTCGATCCGGCAGCCGGTGGTAACATCGTCATCTGGGAACACCTTTTCTGGATTTTCGGTCACCCGGAAGTGTATATCTTGATTTTACCGGCCTTCGGTATCTTCTCAGAAATCATTCCTACTTTTGCCCGTAAACGTCTCTTCGGTTATACGACGATGGTCTTTGCGACAATGTTAATCGGTTTCTTAGGATTCATGGTTTGGGTTCACCACATGTTCACAGTTGGACTTGGTCCGGTTGCGAACGCAATCTTCGCGGTTGCGACAATGGCGATCGCCGTTCCGACCGGGGTTAAAATCTTCAACTGGCTCTTTACGCTATGGGGCGGTAAATTGACGTTCCCAGTTGCGATGCTCTACTCGGTTGCTTTCATCCCATCGTTCCTTGTTGGTGGTATGACAGGGGTCATGCTTTCTGTTGCTCCTGCCGATTATCAGTACCATGACAGCTACTTCGTAGTTGCCCACTTCCACTACGTTATCGTTGGTGGAGTTGTCTTCGGTCTCTTCGCAGGTCTGTACTACTGGTTCCCACTCATGTTCGGGAAACAGCTCAACGAGTTCTGGGGTAAAATTCAATTCTGGTTGTTCTTCATCGGCTTCCACTTGACGTTCTTCCCACAACACATTCTCGGTCTGACTGGTATGCCACGTCGTGTCTTCACGTACTTGCCAAACCAAGGCTGGGAAACAATGAACTTACTGTCATCAATCGGAGCAGCCTTCATGGGTGTCTCGACAATCGTTCTTGTCGTATCCATCGTTGCGGCATTGATGTCAAAAGAATACGTTAAACGTGACGTCTGGGGCGACGGTCGTACCCTCGAGTGGACACTTCCTGTCCCAACTCCAGAGTACAACTTTGCACAGATTCCACTTGTTAAAGGTCTTGACACATACTGGCTCGAAAAAATGGCTGGAAACAAAACGGTTTCGGTTTCGGAAGAAGTCGGCGATATCCACATGCCGAACAACTCGATCCTGCCATTCGTCATGTCTGTCGGTTTATTCCTTGCCGGTCTCGGATTCATTCTTCGCCTTGACTACGGTACAGTAGGTCTGATTATCGCCTTGATCGGTCTTGCGATGACACTCTTCGCAATGTTCCTCCGTTCTTGGATTGACGATGAAGGATACTACATCCCGAAAGCGGAAATCGAAAAAGATCTACGCCTTGAAGCTGAAAAGGAGGCGAAGTAA
- the coxB gene encoding cytochrome c oxidase subunit II, whose amino-acid sequence MVVKKSGKMLFRLLPIGLMALLLSGCGIPELSALQPRGEGAQMQLEIIKLSLWVMLFVLAIVAVIYIYVLMKFRRKAGDNTVPKQVEGNHTLEIIWTVIPILLLVVLAVPTIKTTVELADAKEAKKNEVINVTANLYWWEFEYPDKGVSTGQELVIPVGKRVAVNLTSKDVIHSFWVPALSGKTDTNPGLENEMWLQAQEAGTYYGKCAELCGPSHALMDFKVIALEQDDYDAWLKDMKSAKEAETKQLDAKNEKNWTTGEQVYAQNCLSCHGGGKVAPSLTNFGDRQRIAGYLDHDKENLEKWIRDPQKEKQGTKMPGFSEDKISDEELSELADYLLDKKLQ is encoded by the coding sequence ATGGTTGTGAAAAAATCAGGAAAAATGCTCTTCCGGCTTCTTCCGATCGGTTTGATGGCATTATTGTTATCAGGTTGTGGAATCCCGGAATTGTCCGCACTACAGCCTCGCGGGGAAGGCGCACAAATGCAACTTGAAATCATTAAGCTCAGCTTATGGGTCATGTTGTTTGTCCTTGCGATTGTAGCAGTCATCTATATTTACGTACTTATGAAATTCCGTCGTAAAGCTGGAGACAACACTGTTCCGAAACAAGTGGAAGGAAATCACACACTTGAAATCATCTGGACAGTCATTCCGATTCTCTTATTAGTCGTTCTTGCCGTACCAACCATCAAAACGACGGTTGAATTAGCAGATGCGAAAGAAGCGAAGAAAAATGAAGTCATCAACGTTACAGCAAACCTGTACTGGTGGGAGTTCGAATATCCAGACAAAGGTGTTTCAACAGGACAAGAGCTCGTTATTCCAGTCGGAAAACGTGTTGCTGTCAACTTAACTTCAAAAGACGTCATTCACTCATTCTGGGTACCTGCTCTTTCAGGTAAAACAGATACAAACCCGGGTCTTGAGAATGAAATGTGGTTACAAGCACAAGAAGCCGGTACGTACTACGGTAAATGTGCCGAGTTATGTGGACCATCGCATGCTTTGATGGACTTCAAGGTCATCGCGCTTGAACAAGATGATTATGATGCATGGCTTAAAGACATGAAGTCAGCTAAAGAAGCAGAAACAAAACAATTGGATGCAAAAAATGAAAAAAACTGGACGACTGGCGAGCAGGTTTACGCACAAAACTGCCTCAGCTGTCACGGTGGCGGGAAAGTCGCGCCAAGCTTAACAAACTTTGGTGATCGTCAGCGTATCGCTGGATACCTCGATCATGACAAAGAAAATCTCGAAAAATGGATTCGCGATCCACAAAAAGAAAAACAAGGAACAAAAATGCCTGGTTTCTCTGAAGATAAGATTAGCGATGAAGAGTTAAGCGAACTTGCAGACTACCTATTGGACAAAAAGCTCCAATAA
- the cyoE gene encoding heme o synthase: protein MAKVNGETLDIMIEQSDQPTFKDYVTLAKMGIVRANLITVFAGYVVAASYLTDDVLLYLWQTKLTLLWTLLGSGLVIAGSCYLNNYIDRDIDYKMERTMGRPSVTGKMDGQRILALGLGILATGTVLLLIVNHVAAVFGLIGSFVYVVIYTMWLKRTHTINTVVGGISGAVPPIIGFAAVTPTLHIDAWILFLIMFVWQPPHFLALAMRRTEEYRAAGIPMLPVVNGFAITKRQIVWWIAVLVPSSLLLAHYGIIYMLVMAALGGYWLYMGLKGLKIKEEQAEIKWASKMFFFSLFYFTAWIVTVVLVSL, encoded by the coding sequence ATGGCGAAAGTAAACGGGGAGACCCTGGACATCATGATCGAGCAATCGGATCAGCCGACGTTCAAGGACTATGTCACCCTAGCAAAGATGGGAATCGTTCGTGCGAATCTCATCACCGTCTTCGCAGGTTATGTCGTGGCAGCATCATACTTAACGGATGATGTTCTACTGTATTTGTGGCAGACGAAGTTGACATTATTGTGGACGCTTCTCGGAAGTGGACTGGTCATTGCCGGTAGTTGTTACCTCAATAACTATATCGACCGTGACATTGATTACAAGATGGAGCGGACGATGGGAAGACCGAGTGTTACCGGTAAGATGGATGGGCAACGGATATTGGCATTAGGACTTGGGATACTGGCTACCGGTACCGTTCTCTTGCTGATCGTTAACCATGTCGCGGCAGTTTTCGGATTGATTGGTTCGTTTGTCTACGTCGTCATCTATACGATGTGGTTAAAGCGGACACACACGATCAATACAGTCGTAGGTGGTATTTCCGGAGCAGTGCCACCGATCATTGGATTTGCGGCAGTCACTCCAACACTTCATATCGATGCATGGATTTTGTTTCTCATCATGTTCGTATGGCAACCGCCTCACTTCCTTGCGCTCGCCATGAGACGGACGGAAGAGTACCGGGCTGCCGGTATTCCAATGTTACCTGTCGTCAATGGTTTTGCGATCACGAAACGGCAAATTGTATGGTGGATTGCAGTTTTAGTTCCATCATCACTCCTCCTCGCGCATTACGGCATCATTTACATGCTTGTCATGGCTGCGCTTGGTGGATACTGGCTCTACATGGGACTGAAAGGTCTCAAAATCAAGGAAGAACAAGCTGAGATTAAGTGGGCTTCGAAGATGTTTTTCTTCTCGCTCTTTTATTTCACGGCTTGGATCGTGACGGTCGTACTCGTTTCTCTCTAA
- a CDS encoding heme A synthase, which translates to MNRKLSIFSAFVTFTMMIVLLMGGTVTKTDSGNGCGTDWPLCHGELIPTNPSVETMIEYSHRAVTGVVGLLIIALCLWTLVAFKDRLDIKIFAFLAFIFMLIQSIVGAGAVVWQQSDLVMALHFGISLISFASLLILTILIMERPGQEFRESVPAFLRKLLYGLLIYTLIVVYTGAFVRHVGATYACVGWPVCSQPTMTFEAWVQMIHRILAGLLFFYTLFVHYTAIRLKHRTSRTGMLFATFFISCQVATGAWIVLGGHATYVPLLHAFLITCYFGVISYLAYHAFRTRKDDSRLR; encoded by the coding sequence TTGAATCGAAAACTTTCGATTTTTTCAGCATTTGTCACATTCACGATGATGATCGTTCTTCTCATGGGGGGGACCGTCACGAAAACAGATTCCGGAAACGGATGCGGGACCGATTGGCCGCTCTGTCATGGAGAATTGATTCCAACTAATCCAAGTGTCGAAACGATGATTGAGTATAGTCACCGCGCAGTAACAGGAGTCGTCGGTTTATTGATCATCGCCTTGTGTCTTTGGACACTTGTCGCTTTCAAAGATCGCCTGGATATCAAGATTTTCGCTTTCCTGGCCTTCATTTTCATGTTGATTCAATCCATCGTCGGTGCAGGTGCCGTCGTTTGGCAACAGTCGGATCTCGTCATGGCACTCCATTTTGGAATCTCATTGATTTCTTTTGCTTCCTTACTTATCTTGACGATCTTGATTATGGAGCGTCCCGGTCAAGAATTCAGGGAATCGGTCCCAGCGTTCTTGCGTAAACTGTTGTACGGCTTATTGATCTATACGTTAATCGTCGTTTACACAGGAGCGTTCGTCCGCCATGTCGGTGCGACGTATGCCTGCGTCGGCTGGCCGGTCTGTTCGCAACCGACGATGACGTTCGAAGCGTGGGTTCAAATGATTCACCGGATTTTGGCCGGTCTGTTGTTCTTCTATACGCTGTTCGTTCACTACACGGCGATTCGCCTGAAACACCGGACTTCGCGTACCGGTATGTTGTTCGCAACCTTCTTTATCTCTTGTCAGGTTGCAACCGGTGCCTGGATCGTTCTTGGTGGACATGCCACGTACGTTCCGTTATTACACGCATTCTTGATCACTTGCTATTTCGGAGTCATCTCTTACCTCGCTTACCATGCATTCCGGACGCGAAAAGACGATTCCCGGTTACGCTGA